The following proteins come from a genomic window of Dongia rigui:
- a CDS encoding usg protein: protein MGTNALNLQLRDYRLVTAEILYHLPDHPGLLQSYLWQDYDLAPRLPVLHKFLDFWTRNLDGKLHSVKLAKSSIITPGEWRHAEALISVH, encoded by the coding sequence ATGGGTACGAACGCACTCAACCTTCAACTACGCGACTACCGCCTGGTAACCGCCGAAATCCTCTATCACCTGCCGGACCATCCCGGCCTGCTGCAGAGCTACCTCTGGCAGGATTATGACCTCGCCCCGCGCCTGCCCGTCCTCCACAAATTCCTCGATTTCTGGACCCGTAACCTCGACGGCAAGCTGCATTCGGTGAAGCTCGCCAAGTCGTCCATCATCACGCCGGGCGAATGGCGGCACGCCGAGGCCCTGATCAGCGTTCACTAA
- a CDS encoding class I SAM-dependent methyltransferase, giving the protein MNYDAQNRIFRNPSYKRHNSRRQEHLATLDLDVFARTVLELGAGVGDHTTFFLDRGCTVTSVEARADNCDMFAKIMTFVGENGYAAASRSRLIQADVTKLPPELGRYDIVYAYGILYHLSDPEKALQSFASHTEDLLLLETCVSVGDYESPNYVAEVQSHQSQSFQGIGCRPTRRWLFNKLKTLFPFVYVPTTQPVHEDFPVDWTVAPKTEFTRAVFIGSRKPIANSRLLDHLPEKQSYR; this is encoded by the coding sequence ATGAACTACGACGCCCAGAACCGTATTTTCCGGAATCCGAGCTACAAACGACATAACAGCCGCCGCCAGGAGCATCTCGCCACACTCGATCTCGACGTTTTCGCCCGCACGGTTCTGGAACTCGGGGCAGGCGTCGGGGACCACACGACGTTTTTCCTGGACCGCGGATGCACGGTCACCAGCGTCGAGGCACGCGCGGACAATTGCGATATGTTCGCCAAGATCATGACTTTCGTGGGTGAAAATGGATATGCGGCGGCCAGCCGCAGCCGCTTGATCCAGGCGGACGTCACGAAATTGCCGCCGGAGCTTGGCCGATACGATATCGTCTATGCCTATGGGATTCTCTATCACCTGTCGGATCCCGAGAAGGCCCTGCAAAGCTTCGCATCGCACACAGAAGATCTGCTTCTTTTGGAAACCTGCGTCTCCGTTGGCGACTACGAATCCCCGAACTATGTCGCGGAGGTTCAGAGCCATCAAAGCCAGTCGTTCCAAGGCATTGGTTGCCGGCCGACACGCCGGTGGCTGTTCAACAAACTAAAGACGTTGTTCCCCTTCGTGTATGTGCCGACCACGCAGCCGGTGCACGAAGATTTTCCGGTCGACTGGACGGTCGCTCCCAAGACCGAGTTCACACGCGCGGTCTTTATCGGTTCGCGCAAGCCGATCGCCAATAGCAGGCTGCTCGATCATTTGCCCGAGAAGCAGAGCTACCGTTAG
- a CDS encoding Hpt domain-containing protein, whose amino-acid sequence MARRLARAEAAVADLAKSYVTWASADVDKCTEHLATARAVQPVANIPEGAVDDRMIAVQALYAIAHNIKGQGSSFGFPLMTRLGDSLCRLTRAKRPIPDADLNLIQAHLDAMRLVLAQNIRGDGGAIGDKLAQRLEAMVMEIVGPVPQPDADLIR is encoded by the coding sequence ATGGCGCGCCGTCTCGCGCGGGCCGAGGCGGCCGTGGCGGATCTCGCCAAAAGCTATGTCACCTGGGCCAGCGCCGATGTCGACAAATGCACCGAACACCTGGCGACCGCCCGGGCGGTCCAGCCCGTGGCCAATATTCCCGAAGGCGCCGTCGACGACCGCATGATCGCCGTCCAGGCCCTCTATGCCATCGCCCATAACATCAAGGGGCAGGGGTCGTCCTTCGGCTTCCCGCTAATGACGCGTCTTGGTGATTCGCTCTGCCGGCTGACACGGGCGAAACGCCCGATTCCCGATGCCGATCTCAATCTCATCCAGGCCCATCTCGACGCCATGCGCCTGGTGCTGGCGCAGAACATCCGCGGCGATGGCGGGGCAATCGGCGACAAGCTGGCCCAGCGCCTGGAAGCGATGGTGATGGAGATTGTCGGTCCCGTCCCGCAGCCGGACGCCGACCTCATCCGCTAG
- the groES gene encoding co-chaperone GroES codes for MKFRPLHDRVLVRRIEGIEKTAGGIIIPDTAKEKPQEGEVIAAGAGVKNEDGKITPLDVKAGDRILFGKWSGTEVKVDGEDLLIMKESDILGIIEGTASGSKKKVA; via the coding sequence ATGAAGTTCCGTCCGCTCCACGACCGCGTTCTCGTGCGTCGTATCGAGGGCATCGAAAAGACCGCCGGCGGGATCATCATCCCGGACACCGCCAAGGAAAAGCCGCAAGAGGGCGAAGTCATCGCCGCCGGCGCTGGCGTGAAGAACGAAGACGGCAAGATCACGCCGCTCGACGTGAAGGCGGGCGACCGCATCCTGTTCGGCAAGTGGTCGGGCACGGAAGTGAAGGTCGACGGTGAGGACCTCCTCATCATGAAGGAAAGCGACATCCTCGGCATCATCGAGGGCACCGCTTCCGGTTCGAAGAAGAAGGTCGCCTAA
- a CDS encoding YqaA family protein has protein sequence MRLAESPKALWALFLVAFAESSFFPIPPDPMLVPMVLANRRRAFTFAAICTLASVLGGILGYFIGYGLEGLGTSILSFYGHPEAMAEFQKMFAEWGLWIILIKGLTPIPYKFVTIASGMAEFDLKIFIMASIATRGARFFLVASLLYVFGEPIRAFIEKRLTLVTTLFVVLVVGGFIALKYLF, from the coding sequence ATGCGCCTCGCGGAAAGCCCCAAGGCTCTCTGGGCGCTTTTCCTGGTTGCTTTCGCCGAAAGCTCGTTCTTTCCCATTCCGCCGGACCCGATGCTGGTGCCGATGGTGCTGGCCAATCGCCGCCGCGCCTTCACCTTTGCGGCCATCTGCACGCTGGCCTCGGTGCTGGGCGGCATCCTGGGTTACTTCATCGGCTATGGGCTGGAGGGCCTCGGCACCTCGATCCTCTCCTTCTACGGCCACCCGGAGGCGATGGCCGAGTTCCAGAAGATGTTCGCCGAATGGGGCCTGTGGATCATCCTGATCAAGGGCCTGACGCCGATCCCCTATAAATTTGTCACCATCGCCAGCGGCATGGCGGAATTCGACCTGAAGATCTTCATCATGGCCTCGATCGCGACGCGCGGCGCCCGCTTCTTCCTGGTCGCCAGTTTGCTCTATGTATTCGGGGAGCCGATCCGTGCTTTCATCGAGAAGCGCCTGACCCTGGTCACGACCCTTTTCGTCGTGCTGGTCGTCGGCGGCTTCATCGCCCTCAAATATCTGTTCTAG
- a CDS encoding urea carboxylase-associated family protein — MAATKWTIPARKGLAVKVAKGCTFSVVNTHGSQVVDTWAFNAADMAEFMSLEHSRAGFRRLVSRIGDTYLTNKRRPIVTVTDDTSPGRHDTLVAACDVYRYQQLGHQGHHDNCTDNLRDALAALGLKATETPAPLNLFMNIPWEPNGDLFWNEPMSMAGDAVTFRADMDIVAVFSACPMDLLPINGKDCIIRDAHVVVG, encoded by the coding sequence ATGGCTGCGACAAAATGGACCATTCCCGCGCGCAAAGGCCTTGCGGTGAAAGTGGCCAAGGGCTGCACCTTCAGCGTGGTGAATACCCATGGCAGCCAAGTGGTCGATACCTGGGCGTTCAATGCCGCCGACATGGCCGAGTTCATGTCCCTGGAACACAGCCGCGCCGGCTTCCGCCGCCTTGTCAGCCGGATCGGCGACACCTATCTCACCAATAAACGCCGGCCAATCGTGACCGTGACCGACGATACCTCGCCGGGGCGGCATGACACATTGGTTGCCGCCTGTGACGTCTATCGCTACCAGCAGCTGGGCCATCAAGGGCACCACGACAATTGCACCGATAATCTCAGGGATGCACTCGCCGCCCTGGGCCTCAAGGCCACGGAAACGCCGGCTCCACTCAATCTTTTCATGAATATTCCCTGGGAGCCCAATGGCGATCTCTTCTGGAACGAGCCGATGAGCATGGCCGGCGATGCCGTGACCTTCCGCGCCGACATGGACATCGTCGCCGTCTTTTCCGCCTGCCCCATGGACCTGCTGCCGATCAACGGCAAGGATTGCATTATCCGCGATGCCCACGTGGTTGTGGGGTGA
- a CDS encoding tetratricopeptide repeat protein translates to MPILSLAILALDIFMAVHVIRTGRTCWWISIILIVPLIGSLAYFFVEIFPTLDFQAKPKVVRMQKARWQRAQAELRQEREVGGRRIDDVVDRGSINDKIALAETCMARDLFGDAVRLYESAREGYFVNAADVLIGLARAQLENGDFAKCRQTLRELAEAHPSSFAQERAILTARALAGAGDFATATAELESLLERKDSLEARRLEARYYYAEFLWKQGMKDRAVAQLTEIVRHGKLFNMTEEEERWVLRAGEVQAALR, encoded by the coding sequence ATGCCTATCCTCTCACTTGCCATTCTCGCCCTCGACATCTTCATGGCCGTGCATGTGATCCGCACCGGCCGGACCTGCTGGTGGATCAGCATCATTCTGATCGTGCCGCTGATCGGCAGCCTCGCTTATTTCTTCGTCGAGATTTTCCCGACGCTCGACTTCCAGGCCAAGCCCAAGGTCGTGCGGATGCAGAAGGCGCGCTGGCAGCGCGCGCAGGCTGAGTTGCGCCAGGAGCGGGAGGTTGGCGGCCGGCGCATCGACGATGTCGTCGATAGGGGCTCGATCAACGACAAGATCGCCTTGGCCGAAACCTGCATGGCGCGCGATCTCTTCGGTGACGCGGTGCGGCTTTATGAAAGTGCGCGCGAGGGCTATTTCGTCAACGCGGCCGATGTGCTGATCGGCCTCGCCCGGGCGCAGCTGGAGAACGGCGACTTTGCCAAATGTCGCCAGACGCTACGTGAGTTGGCCGAGGCACATCCCAGTTCCTTTGCCCAGGAGCGCGCCATCCTGACCGCCCGGGCGCTCGCCGGCGCCGGCGATTTCGCCACCGCCACGGCCGAGCTGGAATCACTGCTGGAACGCAAGGACAGTCTCGAAGCCCGGCGCCTGGAGGCCCGCTATTACTACGCCGAGTTCCTCTGGAAGCAGGGCATGAAGGACCGCGCCGTGGCCCAGCTCACCGAGATCGTCCGCCATGGCAAGCTCTTCAACATGACGGAAGAGGAAGAACGCTGGGTGCTACGCGCGGGCGAGGTGCAGGCGGCGTTGCGCTAG
- the groL gene encoding chaperonin GroEL (60 kDa chaperone family; promotes refolding of misfolded polypeptides especially under stressful conditions; forms two stacked rings of heptamers to form a barrel-shaped 14mer; ends can be capped by GroES; misfolded proteins enter the barrel where they are refolded when GroES binds) produces the protein MAAKDVRFSADARDRMLRGVDILANAVKVTLGPKGRNVVIDKAFGAPRITKDGVTVAKEIELADKFENMGAQMVREVASKTNDLAGDGTTTATVLAQSIVREGAKAVAAGMNPMDLKRGIDLAVEAVVEDVKKRAKKVSTSEEIAQVGTISANGEKEIGAMIAKAMQKVGNEGVITVEEAKGLDTELEVVEGMQFDRGYLSPYFITNAEKMITDLDNPYILLHEKKLSNLQSMLPVLEAVVQSGRPLLIISEDVEGEALATLVVNKLRGGLKVAAVKAPGFGDRRKAMLEDIAILTGGQVISEDLGIKLETVTLDMLGKAKKVVIEKENTTIVDGAGKKKEIEGRCAQIRAQIEETSSEYDKEKLAERLAKLAGGVAVIRVGGATEVEVKERKDRVDDAMHATRAAVEEGIVAGGGVALLYSIKALDKVKVDNDDQKVGVDIIRRALQAPVRQIAENAGVDGAVIAGKLLEGKGANWGYNAQTGEFTDLVKDGVIDPAKVVRCALQDAASVASLLITTEAMIADRPEKKPAPMGGAPDMGGMGGMDF, from the coding sequence ATGGCTGCTAAAGACGTACGTTTCTCCGCCGACGCCCGTGACCGCATGCTCCGCGGCGTCGACATCCTCGCCAACGCCGTGAAGGTGACCTTGGGCCCGAAGGGCCGCAACGTCGTCATCGATAAGGCCTTTGGTGCCCCGCGCATCACGAAGGACGGTGTCACCGTCGCCAAGGAAATCGAGCTTGCTGACAAGTTCGAGAACATGGGCGCCCAGATGGTCCGCGAAGTGGCTTCGAAGACCAACGACCTCGCCGGTGACGGCACCACCACCGCGACCGTGCTCGCCCAGTCGATCGTCCGTGAAGGCGCCAAGGCTGTGGCCGCCGGCATGAACCCGATGGATCTGAAGCGCGGCATCGACCTCGCCGTCGAAGCCGTCGTCGAAGACGTCAAGAAGCGCGCCAAGAAGGTCTCGACCTCGGAAGAGATCGCCCAGGTCGGCACGATTTCCGCCAATGGCGAAAAAGAAATCGGCGCCATGATCGCCAAGGCGATGCAGAAGGTCGGCAACGAAGGCGTCATCACCGTTGAAGAAGCCAAGGGCCTCGACACCGAGCTCGAAGTCGTCGAAGGCATGCAGTTCGACCGTGGCTATCTCTCGCCGTACTTCATCACCAACGCCGAGAAGATGATCACCGACCTCGACAACCCCTACATCCTTCTCCACGAGAAGAAGCTGTCGAACCTGCAGTCGATGCTCCCCGTTCTCGAAGCCGTGGTGCAGTCGGGCCGTCCGCTCCTCATCATCTCGGAAGATGTCGAAGGCGAAGCGCTGGCGACCCTCGTCGTCAACAAGCTGCGCGGCGGCTTGAAGGTCGCGGCCGTGAAGGCTCCGGGCTTCGGCGATCGCCGCAAGGCCATGCTGGAAGACATCGCCATCCTCACCGGTGGCCAGGTCATCAGCGAAGATCTCGGCATTAAGCTCGAGACCGTGACCCTCGACATGCTCGGCAAGGCCAAGAAGGTCGTGATCGAGAAGGAAAACACCACCATCGTCGACGGCGCCGGCAAGAAGAAAGAGATCGAAGGCCGTTGCGCCCAGATCCGCGCCCAGATCGAAGAGACCTCGTCGGAATACGACAAGGAAAAGCTCGCTGAGCGTCTCGCCAAGCTCGCTGGCGGCGTCGCGGTCATCCGCGTCGGCGGTGCGACCGAAGTCGAAGTGAAGGAGCGCAAGGATCGCGTTGACGACGCCATGCACGCCACCCGTGCGGCGGTCGAAGAAGGCATCGTCGCCGGCGGCGGCGTGGCCCTTCTCTATTCGATCAAGGCGCTCGACAAGGTGAAGGTGGACAACGACGACCAGAAGGTCGGCGTCGACATCATCCGCCGCGCGCTGCAGGCTCCGGTCCGTCAGATCGCCGAGAATGCCGGCGTCGACGGTGCGGTCATCGCCGGCAAGCTCCTCGAAGGCAAGGGTGCCAACTGGGGCTACAACGCGCAGACCGGTGAGTTCACCGATCTCGTGAAGGACGGCGTCATCGACCCGGCGAAGGTCGTGCGTTGTGCTCTGCAGGATGCCGCCTCGGTGGCCTCGCTGCTGATCACGACGGAAGCCATGATCGCCGACCGTCCGGAAAAGAAGCCGGCCCCGATGGGCGGCGCCCCGGACATGGGCGGCATGGGCGGCATGGACTTCTAA
- a CDS encoding disulfide bond formation protein B, with translation MARPQESFIDPRHTPWLTAGMSLAALCVAWLAQYGFGLAPCHLCLLQRDAYWAAIALSVIAIALGARSKFRRLLVGLVGLAFLVGAGIALYHVGVEQKWWVGAESCVGAMAGLTGADLENAIMNAPITRCDEASFEFLGLSMAGYNGLLSLALSVFTFWGFRRSAR, from the coding sequence ATGGCCCGCCCCCAGGAAAGCTTCATCGACCCGCGCCACACGCCGTGGCTGACCGCCGGCATGAGCCTTGCGGCGCTTTGCGTCGCCTGGCTGGCGCAATACGGCTTCGGCCTGGCGCCCTGCCATCTGTGCCTGTTGCAGCGCGACGCCTATTGGGCGGCGATCGCCCTCTCCGTCATCGCCATCGCCCTCGGGGCACGTTCGAAATTCCGCCGGCTGCTGGTGGGGCTGGTCGGCCTTGCGTTTCTGGTCGGTGCCGGCATCGCGCTCTATCACGTCGGCGTCGAGCAGAAATGGTGGGTGGGTGCCGAGAGCTGTGTCGGCGCCATGGCGGGCCTCACCGGCGCCGATCTCGAGAACGCCATCATGAATGCGCCGATCACGCGCTGCGACGAAGCGTCCTTTGAATTCTTGGGGCTTTCCATGGCAGGCTATAATGGCTTGCTGTCGCTGGCGCTCAGCGTCTTCACCTTCTGGGGTTTCCGGCGCAGCGCGCGCTGA
- the hemN gene encoding oxygen-independent coproporphyrinogen III oxidase, whose protein sequence is MMITDHLISVYDRPVPRYTSYPTAPHFHDGIDAAVMTGWLGNLPADEPLSLYLHIPFCRKMCWYCGCNTQIVARHQPIADFAAMLLKEIGMVADILTSGSHRRQVTSVHFGGGTPNSLAPGEFERIMAALDHHFALDADLDLAIELDPRTLDAEFLAAMRRTGVNRASLGVQDFDAVVQTAVNRVQPYDLVERCVADLRSVGIRALNLDLIYGLPFQSVSGLRRTVTQAVTLAPDRIALFGYAHVPWMKPHQRLIDEQSLPDGHARFRQFEAASQALAAADYARIGLDHFAKPGDSLRVARDNRTLKRNFQGYTVDRADTLIGFGPSAISALPQGYVQNAPDHTPWARDVGEGRLAAVKGVAVSHEDRRRRAIIEQIMCFGRVDLADFAFDAGQVMEPLAPLLEDGLCHLTGTVLTVTERGLPFQRVVAAVFDAYLVPAAKRHSRAV, encoded by the coding sequence ATGATGATCACGGACCACCTCATCTCCGTCTACGATCGCCCGGTGCCGCGCTATACGTCCTATCCGACGGCACCGCATTTCCATGACGGTATCGATGCTGCGGTGATGACGGGATGGCTCGGTAACCTGCCTGCCGACGAGCCGCTTTCGCTCTATCTGCACATTCCCTTCTGCCGCAAGATGTGCTGGTACTGCGGTTGCAATACCCAGATCGTGGCGCGCCATCAGCCGATCGCCGATTTTGCCGCGATGCTGCTGAAGGAAATCGGCATGGTGGCCGACATCCTCACCTCCGGCAGCCACCGGCGGCAGGTAACCTCGGTCCATTTCGGCGGCGGTACGCCCAACAGCCTGGCGCCTGGTGAGTTCGAACGCATCATGGCGGCACTCGACCATCACTTCGCGCTCGATGCCGATCTCGACCTTGCCATCGAACTCGATCCGCGCACGCTGGATGCGGAATTCCTGGCCGCCATGCGCCGAACCGGCGTCAATCGCGCCTCGCTGGGCGTGCAGGATTTCGACGCCGTTGTGCAGACGGCGGTCAACCGGGTGCAGCCCTACGATCTGGTCGAACGCTGCGTCGCCGATCTGCGCAGCGTCGGTATCCGGGCGCTCAATCTCGATCTCATCTACGGCCTGCCGTTCCAGAGCGTCTCGGGCCTGCGGCGCACGGTGACACAGGCCGTGACATTGGCGCCGGACCGTATCGCCCTTTTCGGCTATGCGCATGTGCCCTGGATGAAGCCGCATCAACGCCTCATCGACGAACAGAGCCTGCCCGATGGGCATGCCCGCTTCCGCCAGTTCGAAGCGGCGTCGCAGGCATTGGCAGCCGCCGATTATGCGCGGATCGGCCTCGATCATTTTGCAAAGCCCGGCGATTCCTTGCGTGTGGCACGCGACAACCGCACGCTGAAGCGCAATTTCCAGGGCTACACGGTCGACCGTGCCGATACGCTGATCGGCTTCGGTCCTTCAGCAATTTCTGCGCTGCCGCAAGGCTATGTGCAGAACGCGCCGGATCATACGCCCTGGGCTCGCGACGTGGGGGAGGGCAGGCTGGCGGCGGTCAAGGGGGTGGCGGTGAGCCACGAGGATCGCCGTCGCCGCGCCATCATCGAGCAGATCATGTGCTTCGGCCGCGTCGACCTTGCCGATTTCGCGTTCGACGCCGGACAGGTGATGGAGCCACTGGCGCCGCTCTTGGAAGACGGCCTCTGCCATCTCACCGGCACGGTGCTCACCGTGACCGAACGCGGCCTGCCGTTCCAGCGCGTCGTGGCGGCGGTTTTCGACGCCTATCTGGTCCCCGCCGCCAAGCGGCACAGCCGCGCGGTCTGA
- a CDS encoding patatin-like phospholipase family protein — protein sequence MAARIELPPYETVALVLQGGGALGSYQAGVYQGLHEAGIEPNWFAGISIGALNAAILGGNPPEKRLERLTEFWDTICQSALFPAFTLGAEVASLLGDGDMRTLAGAWSSMRAIVEGQRGFFVPRIPTPFLNTATGPVASSFYDTAPLKETLERLCDFDRINAKIERVSVGAVDIETGNFEYFDNANRKLAPEHFMASGALPPSFPAVEIDGRFYWDGGLVSNTPLMEVLSRPPRRDTLAFQVDLWSAKGPLPQNLLDVDERRKDIVYSSRTRLVTDVAGYIQHLRNSLRKAIDKIPAELQDDPEVVKIKELACSKVYNTVQLIYRDKQYETHAKDYEFSILNMREHWRQGLDDIKDTLTHPEFLARPSGGRAVVTHDVHRVE from the coding sequence ATGGCCGCGAGAATCGAGCTGCCGCCCTACGAGACCGTCGCCCTGGTCCTGCAGGGCGGCGGAGCGCTCGGCAGTTATCAGGCCGGAGTCTATCAGGGCCTCCACGAAGCCGGCATCGAGCCCAATTGGTTCGCCGGCATTTCGATTGGCGCCCTGAACGCTGCGATCCTCGGCGGCAATCCGCCGGAAAAGCGGTTGGAGCGCCTGACTGAATTCTGGGACACGATCTGCCAATCGGCGCTGTTCCCGGCCTTCACTTTGGGCGCCGAAGTCGCCAGCCTGCTGGGCGATGGCGACATGCGCACATTGGCCGGTGCCTGGTCATCGATGCGGGCAATCGTTGAGGGCCAGCGCGGCTTCTTCGTGCCGCGAATCCCCACACCCTTCCTCAACACCGCGACGGGGCCAGTCGCCAGCAGCTTCTATGATACGGCACCGCTCAAGGAGACGCTGGAGCGCTTGTGTGATTTCGACCGCATCAATGCCAAGATCGAGCGCGTCTCGGTCGGCGCGGTCGATATCGAGACCGGCAATTTCGAATATTTCGATAATGCCAACCGGAAGCTCGCGCCTGAGCATTTCATGGCTTCCGGTGCGTTGCCACCGAGCTTTCCGGCTGTCGAGATCGACGGACGCTTCTATTGGGATGGCGGGCTGGTTTCCAACACGCCCTTGATGGAAGTGCTGTCCCGCCCGCCACGGCGCGACACGCTGGCTTTCCAGGTCGATCTGTGGTCGGCCAAGGGACCGTTGCCGCAGAACCTGCTCGACGTAGACGAGCGCCGCAAGGACATCGTCTATTCCAGCCGCACGCGCCTGGTCACCGATGTCGCCGGCTATATCCAGCATCTCAGGAATTCGCTGCGCAAGGCCATCGACAAGATTCCGGCGGAACTGCAGGACGATCCTGAGGTCGTGAAAATCAAGGAACTTGCCTGTTCCAAGGTCTACAACACAGTCCAGCTCATCTATCGCGACAAGCAATACGAGACCCATGCCAAGGATTACGAGTTCAGCATCCTCAACATGCGCGAACATTGGCGCCAGGGGTTGGACGACATCAAGGACACCCTCACCCACCCCGAGTTCCTCGCCCGGCCCAGCGGCGGCCGTGCCGTCGTGACCCACGACGTACACCGGGTGGAGTGA
- a CDS encoding 3-hydroxybutyrate dehydrogenase, with translation MMRLDGKVALITGAASGIGKSIAETYAKAGAAIAIADLNQAGADAAAAEIVAAGGKAIGIAMDVTNEAAVDKGTDLAVEKLGGLDIMISNAGIQIVKPIVEFAFADWRKMLAIHMDGAFLTTRAAMRHMYKDKKGGSIIYMGSVHSHEASKLKAPYVAAKHGLLGLARVAAKEGAEYNVRVNVICPGFVRTPLVEKQIPEQAAQFGITEEQVIKTIMLKETVDGIFTTVEDVAQTALFLASFPSAALTGQSITVSHGWHMQ, from the coding sequence ATGATGCGTCTTGACGGAAAAGTGGCCCTCATCACCGGGGCGGCGAGCGGGATCGGCAAGTCGATCGCCGAAACCTATGCCAAGGCGGGTGCCGCCATTGCCATCGCCGATCTCAACCAGGCCGGCGCCGATGCGGCCGCCGCCGAGATCGTGGCCGCAGGCGGCAAGGCTATCGGCATCGCCATGGATGTCACCAACGAGGCCGCTGTCGACAAGGGCACGGATTTGGCCGTCGAGAAGTTGGGCGGGCTCGACATCATGATCTCGAATGCCGGTATCCAGATCGTCAAACCCATTGTCGAATTCGCCTTTGCCGATTGGCGCAAGATGCTGGCGATCCATATGGACGGCGCCTTCCTCACCACCCGCGCCGCCATGCGCCACATGTATAAGGACAAAAAGGGCGGGTCGATCATCTATATGGGCTCGGTGCACAGCCACGAAGCCTCGAAGCTCAAAGCCCCTTATGTTGCCGCGAAGCACGGCCTGCTGGGCCTCGCGCGCGTCGCCGCCAAGGAAGGTGCCGAATACAATGTGCGCGTCAACGTGATCTGCCCCGGCTTCGTGCGCACGCCGCTGGTCGAGAAGCAGATTCCGGAACAGGCGGCGCAGTTCGGAATCACCGAGGAACAGGTGATCAAGACCATCATGCTGAAGGAGACCGTGGACGGCATCTTCACGACCGTTGAGGACGTCGCGCAGACGGCGCTGTTCCTGGCGAGCTTCCCGAGTGCCGCCCTGACTGGCCAATCGATCACGGTCAGCCATGGCTGGCATATGCAGTAG
- a CDS encoding demethoxyubiquinone hydroxylase family protein has translation MSADDQPSAMTPQTTPPGAATARRLPGDPTPAALLDRVIRVDHAGEYGAKRIYEGQLAILGRKHEGPVIRHMLEQELKHLDAFEKFMVERRARPSVLLPIWHVAGFALGAATALMGPKAAMACTVAVEEVIDEHYREQLGKLGTAEPSLTEKIEVFRAEEVEHRDTGLAHGAEQAPAYPVLSSAIKAGSRLAIWLAERF, from the coding sequence ATGTCGGCCGACGATCAGCCATCCGCGATGACGCCGCAAACGACCCCGCCAGGGGCCGCAACGGCGCGTCGCCTGCCCGGCGACCCGACGCCAGCCGCATTGCTCGACCGCGTCATCCGCGTCGACCATGCCGGCGAATACGGCGCCAAGCGCATCTATGAGGGCCAGCTGGCAATCCTGGGGCGCAAGCATGAGGGGCCGGTCATCCGGCACATGCTGGAGCAGGAGCTCAAACATCTCGACGCCTTCGAGAAGTTCATGGTCGAGCGGCGTGCCAGACCCTCGGTCTTGCTGCCGATCTGGCATGTGGCGGGCTTTGCCCTCGGCGCCGCCACGGCGCTGATGGGGCCGAAGGCCGCCATGGCCTGCACCGTCGCCGTCGAAGAAGTCATCGACGAGCATTACCGCGAGCAATTGGGAAAGCTCGGCACAGCCGAACCAAGCCTCACCGAGAAGATCGAGGTCTTCCGCGCCGAGGAGGTCGAGCATCGCGACACGGGCCTCGCCCACGGGGCCGAACAGGCCCCGGCCTATCCGGTGCTGAGCAGCGCCATCAAGGCCGGCTCGCGCCTGGCCATCTGGCTCGCAGAACGGTTCTGA